From the Nodularia sp. NIES-3585 genome, one window contains:
- a CDS encoding YqeG family HAD IIIA-type phosphatase, with translation MTWNKLLQPDLILEGSVLNLTPEMIQQYGLKGLVLDVDETLVPFTVGVASLELQQWVEQIRICTELCLVSNNLSESRIGGIARSLNLPYYLGAAKPSRRKIRAALTAMNLPAQQVGMVGDRLFTDVVAGNRLGMFTVLVEPIIHPDAALRSHPVRNFEVWFSEILGATITPKKTKIHKT, from the coding sequence ATGACCTGGAACAAGCTCTTACAGCCTGATTTGATTTTAGAAGGTTCTGTATTAAACCTGACACCTGAAATGATTCAACAATACGGGCTGAAGGGTCTGGTGTTGGATGTGGATGAAACCCTAGTACCGTTTACCGTGGGGGTGGCTTCACTAGAACTGCAACAGTGGGTAGAGCAAATCCGTATTTGTACAGAGTTGTGTTTGGTAAGTAATAATCTCAGTGAATCACGAATTGGTGGCATCGCGCGATCGCTCAATTTGCCCTATTATCTAGGTGCAGCCAAGCCATCACGACGGAAAATTAGAGCCGCACTCACAGCGATGAATCTACCCGCACAGCAAGTAGGAATGGTAGGCGATCGCTTATTTACTGATGTCGTAGCGGGTAATCGTTTAGGAATGTTCACTGTTTTGGTAGAACCAATTATCCATCCCGATGCAGCCCTGCGCTCTCATCCTGTGCGAAATTTTGAAGTTTGGTTCTCGGAAATCTTGGGAGCTACTATTACTCCTAAAAAAACAAAAATTCACAAAACTTGA
- a CDS encoding peptidoglycan-binding protein yields MRLSHSSILIFTCFACLSFYPHRASTAAYNLESPEIAQASSTTAVTQNVLTLGSEASYVQIMQIQLKDLGYYNGVTDGVYGQNTQNAVIKFQKSQNLARIDGTADRATRLSLQTVWAGKNPFAPVVPTAAAAASTPTVPETEQPEQSESGFIWWTLLGLGILGSLGAFLFALKRFGQIKDQPESRPTQLKALSPGGDNLVKQPLQELEKVSEPQENHVSAISPQTATMSITTAVSADETTSALTKLNIVDELIHDLRGSNRPKRRRAIWDLGQQGDSRAIQPLVDLMIDADSQQRSLILAALAEINSRALTPMNRALAISLQDESPQVRQNAIRDLTRVYDMMIQMSQMLAHALEDPDINVQTTAKYALSQMNKMRTLPDQHSLPQDNYQEPG; encoded by the coding sequence ATGAGGCTATCACATTCCTCGATTCTGATTTTTACCTGTTTTGCTTGCTTGAGTTTTTATCCACATCGAGCAAGTACCGCAGCATATAACCTAGAGTCCCCAGAAATTGCACAAGCAAGTTCCACAACGGCTGTAACTCAGAATGTTCTGACACTTGGTAGTGAAGCGTCATATGTTCAAATAATGCAAATTCAATTAAAGGACTTAGGCTACTACAATGGTGTGACAGATGGAGTATATGGGCAAAATACGCAAAATGCTGTAATTAAGTTTCAGAAATCCCAAAATTTAGCAAGAATAGATGGTACTGCTGATCGGGCAACTAGGCTCAGTCTGCAAACAGTTTGGGCAGGAAAAAATCCCTTTGCTCCCGTTGTCCCCACTGCTGCTGCTGCTGCTTCTACTCCAACTGTCCCAGAAACTGAGCAGCCAGAACAAAGTGAGTCAGGGTTTATTTGGTGGACATTGTTGGGTCTAGGAATTTTAGGCAGTCTTGGCGCATTCCTGTTCGCGCTCAAACGGTTTGGTCAGATCAAAGATCAACCAGAATCCAGACCTACCCAATTAAAAGCTTTGAGTCCTGGTGGCGACAATCTAGTGAAGCAGCCGTTGCAAGAGTTGGAAAAGGTATCAGAGCCGCAGGAGAATCACGTATCTGCTATCAGTCCACAAACAGCAACAATGTCAATTACCACAGCAGTATCAGCAGATGAAACGACTTCGGCTCTGACCAAACTGAATATTGTTGATGAACTGATTCATGACTTACGTGGTAGCAATCGCCCGAAGCGGCGCAGGGCTATTTGGGATTTGGGTCAGCAAGGTGACTCACGAGCAATTCAACCACTAGTGGACTTAATGATTGATGCTGATTCTCAACAACGCAGTTTGATTTTGGCTGCTTTGGCAGAAATTAATTCTCGCGCACTCACACCAATGAACCGGGCTTTGGCGATTTCATTGCAAGATGAAAGTCCACAAGTGCGACAAAATGCTATTCGTGACCTGACTCGCGTTTATGACATGATGATTCAAATGAGCCAGATGTTAGCCCATGCGCTGGAAGACCCAGATATCAATGTGCAAACTACGGCAAAGTATGCTTTGTCTCAGATGAATAAAATGCGGACTTTACCCGATCAACATAGTCTTCCGCAAGACAATTACCAAGAGCCTGGGTAA
- a CDS encoding 4-hydroxybenzoate solanesyltransferase: protein MLNPYELNPEPVWLTVIRLLRWHKPEGRLILMIPALWAVFLAAAGKPPLPLVGVIVLGTLATSAAGCVVNDLWDRNIDPEVERTRDRPLASRALSIKVGIVVAIVSLVCAAALAFYLNPLSFWLSVAAVPVIVLYPGAKRVFPVPQLVLSIAWGFAVLISWSAVTQNLSQPTWLLWGATILWTLGFDTVYAMSDREDDRRIGVNSSALFFGSYAAIAIGIFFVSTVILLTCLGLLIHLNWAFWVSLAIATIAWSWQCLRLRKPDLPNPVYGEMFRQNVWIGFILLAGMIAGSIFG, encoded by the coding sequence ATGCTGAATCCTTACGAACTCAACCCGGAACCTGTATGGCTGACTGTTATCCGGCTTTTGCGCTGGCATAAACCAGAAGGACGCTTAATTTTAATGATTCCTGCCCTTTGGGCTGTATTTTTAGCAGCTGCTGGCAAACCACCTTTACCTTTAGTAGGCGTAATTGTTTTAGGTACTCTGGCTACAAGTGCGGCTGGCTGTGTAGTTAACGATTTGTGGGATCGGAACATTGATCCCGAAGTAGAGAGAACACGCGATCGCCCCTTGGCTTCTCGCGCCCTATCAATCAAAGTCGGCATTGTGGTCGCTATTGTTTCCCTAGTATGTGCAGCCGCACTTGCTTTTTATCTTAACCCCTTAAGTTTCTGGTTATCTGTGGCTGCTGTACCAGTAATTGTGCTTTATCCAGGTGCAAAGCGAGTCTTTCCAGTACCGCAGCTAGTGCTTTCCATTGCTTGGGGTTTTGCTGTTTTGATTAGCTGGAGTGCGGTAACACAGAACCTTTCTCAACCCACTTGGCTATTGTGGGGGGCGACAATTCTCTGGACATTGGGATTTGATACAGTTTACGCTATGAGCGATCGCGAAGATGATCGACGCATTGGGGTTAATTCCAGCGCTTTATTTTTTGGTAGTTACGCCGCCATAGCTATTGGCATTTTCTTTGTTAGTACAGTGATTTTACTGACTTGCTTAGGTCTATTAATTCATCTGAACTGGGCTTTTTGGGTTAGTCTAGCAATTGCTACTATTGCTTGGAGTTGGCAGTGTTTACGTTTAAGAAAGCCAGATTTACCCAACCCTGTGTATGGTGAAATGTTCCGCCAAAATGTTTGGATTGGTTTTATCTTACTTGCGGGAATGATTGCCGGATCTATTTTCGGGTAA
- a CDS encoding Ppx/GppA phosphatase family protein, which translates to MLNLVSPSWESVSTQPVKQNRIIAAIDMGTNSLHMVVVKIDPTLPSFRIIAKEKETVRLGNRDIATGELKPEIIDKAITALRRFQEVAKTADAETIIAVATSAVREAPNGRDFLHRVEDELGLSVDLISGQEEARRIYLGVLSGMEFNNQPHIVVDIGGGSTELILGDSQEARSLTSTKVGAVRLTSELITTDPISEAEFQYLQAYTRGMLERSVEDVLANMQLGESPRLVGTSGTIETLAMIHARENLDTVPSTVNGYEFSLKDLQNWVYRLRKMTNSEISNIPGMPDKRAEVILAGAVILQEAMSLLGVESVTVCGRALREGVIVDWMLAHGLIEDRLRYQGSVRERSVLKQADKYHINLEHSDRVAIFALSLFDQTQGILHNWGINERQMLWAAAILHNCGHYISHSSHHKHSYYLVRNGELLGYTETEIEIIANLARYHRKSQPKKKHENYRNLLSKEHRQMVSQLSALLRLAVALDRRQIGAIARVQCDYNPDSQEFKMLISPSEADDDCALERWSLDYKKPVFEDEFKVKLLVNLKQTPFATI; encoded by the coding sequence ATGCTGAATTTAGTTTCACCTAGCTGGGAAAGTGTTAGCACTCAACCAGTTAAGCAAAACCGGATTATTGCTGCCATTGACATGGGAACTAATTCTCTGCACATGGTAGTAGTAAAAATTGACCCGACGTTACCATCGTTTCGGATTATTGCCAAAGAAAAAGAAACCGTCAGGCTGGGTAATCGTGATATCGCCACTGGAGAACTGAAACCAGAAATCATTGACAAGGCTATTACCGCCCTCAGACGCTTTCAAGAAGTTGCCAAAACAGCCGATGCTGAAACAATCATCGCTGTAGCCACCAGTGCCGTGCGAGAAGCCCCTAATGGGAGAGATTTTCTGCACAGAGTAGAAGACGAGTTAGGTTTAAGCGTTGACTTAATTTCTGGTCAAGAAGAAGCCCGACGCATCTACTTGGGTGTACTGTCGGGGATGGAATTTAACAACCAACCCCATATAGTGGTTGATATTGGCGGTGGTTCTACAGAATTAATTTTAGGCGATAGTCAAGAAGCCCGTAGTCTCACCAGTACAAAAGTTGGCGCAGTTAGACTCACCAGCGAGTTGATTACCACTGACCCCATCAGCGAGGCCGAGTTTCAGTATCTGCAAGCCTATACGCGCGGGATGCTAGAACGTTCTGTGGAAGATGTGCTAGCAAATATGCAGTTGGGGGAATCTCCCCGTTTAGTGGGAACCTCCGGTACGATTGAAACCCTAGCAATGATTCATGCACGGGAAAATTTAGATACTGTTCCTTCCACTGTTAATGGCTACGAGTTCAGCCTGAAGGATTTGCAGAATTGGGTATATCGCTTGCGGAAAATGACTAACTCAGAGATTTCTAATATCCCCGGTATGCCAGATAAGCGGGCAGAGGTGATATTGGCTGGGGCTGTTATTTTACAGGAAGCCATGAGTTTGTTAGGCGTGGAATCAGTGACAGTCTGCGGGCGCGCCCTCCGGGAAGGGGTAATTGTGGACTGGATGCTAGCCCATGGTTTGATTGAAGATAGACTGCGCTATCAAGGTTCAGTGCGTGAACGCAGTGTGTTGAAACAGGCTGATAAGTATCATATCAATTTAGAACATAGCGATCGCGTGGCTATATTTGCCTTGAGTTTATTTGACCAAACCCAAGGAATATTACATAACTGGGGAATCAACGAGCGACAAATGTTATGGGCTGCGGCAATATTACATAATTGCGGTCATTATATCAGCCATTCCTCTCACCATAAGCATTCCTACTACTTAGTTCGCAATGGTGAATTACTCGGCTATACCGAAACCGAGATTGAAATCATTGCTAATTTAGCCCGTTACCATCGCAAATCACAGCCCAAGAAAAAACACGAAAATTACCGAAATCTGCTGAGTAAAGAACATCGACAAATGGTCAGCCAGTTGAGTGCGCTGTTAAGATTGGCCGTGGCACTGGATAGGCGACAAATTGGTGCGATCGCCCGTGTACAATGTGACTACAATCCTGATAGCCAGGAATTCAAAATGTTGATTTCTCCCTCCGAAGCGGATGATGACTGTGCTTTAGAACGTTGGAGTTTAGATTATAAAAAACCAGTGTTTGAAGATGAATTTAAAGTGAAATTGTTAGTTAATTTGAAACAGACACCTTTCGCCACAATATAG
- a CDS encoding GNAT family N-acetyltransferase: MAAQIKMTSLLPRNLSVVIRPAQYRDLDGIEQITQDSFANLTPKEAQLAINQMQWLRRWYGFLKFLSWFPNPLKYRFCAYVAEQGRSLLGMIQVSPFNRTRSTWRIDRVMLAPSVEKQTVGSQLLRHCFESILEARTWLLEVNVNDKDALALYRQNGFQRLAEMTYWEIDPELLAQLAQAEPDLPNLLPVSNADSQLLYQLDTASMPPLVRQVFDRNTRDFKTSLFGALTDAVKQWVTKTEVVSGYVFEPQRKAAIGYFQVQLDRKGKTPHVATLTVHPAYTWLYPELLSQLARIVQDFPQQGLQLASSDYQAEREEYLERIGAKRREHTLIMSRSVWHKLRESKFVSLEGIQWTGVLQGLQPARKPIPGGMSWMQKTQQKTQLPAPTTSEPVTFKCENLSMEALPIPEITDKTQEN, from the coding sequence ATGGCAGCTCAAATTAAAATGACTTCATTACTTCCTCGAAACCTCAGCGTTGTCATCCGGCCAGCCCAATACCGGGATCTGGACGGAATTGAACAAATAACGCAAGACTCATTCGCAAACCTCACTCCCAAAGAAGCGCAACTGGCCATCAACCAGATGCAATGGTTACGCCGTTGGTATGGATTCCTCAAATTTTTGAGTTGGTTTCCTAACCCCCTAAAATATCGCTTCTGTGCCTACGTAGCAGAGCAAGGGCGATCGCTTTTAGGTATGATTCAGGTGTCACCTTTCAATCGCACGCGCAGTACATGGCGGATTGACCGGGTAATGCTGGCTCCATCTGTAGAAAAGCAAACAGTCGGTTCACAGCTTCTGCGCCATTGCTTTGAGTCAATTTTGGAAGCTCGGACTTGGCTATTAGAAGTGAATGTAAATGATAAAGACGCACTGGCACTATATCGCCAAAATGGATTTCAGCGTCTAGCAGAAATGACCTACTGGGAAATTGACCCGGAATTACTCGCCCAATTGGCACAAGCAGAGCCTGATTTGCCCAATCTTCTCCCTGTGAGTAATGCCGATTCTCAGTTACTCTATCAGTTAGATACAGCATCAATGCCGCCTTTGGTGCGTCAGGTTTTTGACCGCAACACTCGTGACTTTAAAACCAGCTTGTTTGGGGCTTTAACTGATGCTGTCAAGCAGTGGGTAACCAAAACTGAAGTAGTTAGCGGCTATGTGTTTGAACCCCAACGCAAAGCAGCAATCGGCTATTTCCAAGTTCAACTTGATCGCAAAGGTAAAACTCCTCATGTCGCCACGCTGACAGTTCACCCTGCTTATACGTGGCTATACCCAGAGTTGCTTTCCCAATTAGCCCGCATTGTCCAAGATTTCCCTCAGCAAGGTTTACAACTTGCATCCTCAGACTATCAAGCAGAACGAGAAGAGTATTTAGAGCGCATTGGCGCAAAACGCAGAGAACATACCTTGATCATGTCTCGTTCAGTTTGGCATAAGCTCCGGGAATCTAAATTTGTTTCTTTGGAAGGAATTCAGTGGACTGGGGTACTGCAAGGCTTGCAACCGGCTCGTAAACCAATTCCAGGTGGGATGTCATGGATGCAAAAAACCCAGCAAAAAACCCAGCTACCAGCGCCAACCACATCAGAACCTGTGACCTTTAAATGTGAAAATTTGAGTATGGAAGCATTACCCATTCCTGAGATTACAGATAAAACACAGGAGAACTAA
- the ruvX gene encoding Holliday junction resolvase RuvX: MTPQEQPQPFISALGLDFGRKRMGVAGCDGTGLIATGLTTIERTSFERDVEQIRNLVNERQVQVLVIGLPYSMDGTLGFQARQVQKFAKRLAKALQLPVEYVDERLTSFQAEQLLIAENRSPSRHKGLIDRKAAAIILQQWLDTRRGNFYKSVLALEY; the protein is encoded by the coding sequence ATGACACCCCAAGAACAACCACAGCCGTTTATTTCAGCATTGGGTTTAGATTTTGGTCGCAAGCGGATGGGTGTAGCGGGGTGCGATGGTACGGGTTTAATTGCTACAGGACTGACTACCATTGAGCGCACATCTTTTGAGCGAGATGTTGAGCAAATCCGCAACTTAGTTAATGAGCGTCAGGTACAAGTCCTGGTGATTGGTTTACCTTACTCAATGGATGGGACTCTAGGATTCCAGGCGCGTCAAGTACAGAAATTTGCCAAAAGACTGGCAAAGGCGCTGCAATTACCTGTGGAATATGTAGATGAGCGATTAACTTCTTTTCAAGCAGAGCAACTGTTAATAGCTGAAAATCGCTCCCCATCACGCCATAAAGGTTTAATTGACCGGAAGGCCGCAGCAATAATTTTACAACAATGGCTAGACACCAGGCGAGGCAACTTCTATAAATCGGTGCTAGCCTTAGAGTATTGA
- a CDS encoding DUF3727 domain-containing protein encodes MFPSPFPEENDHAHAGSITLTDETGRTLECYVEHSLSVDGQEYVLLLPVDSPIEIFAWQGDEEEEEAVLVDDDAVINKIFATAQAVLAEQNLIVKNTAYALTVAGDLPAVEESELFTLEIEDEEADLEPEQLQLLASFYDTDQEYAVYTPLDPLLFFARISTTGTPELLSPEEFKKVQPLLEEQLFNEVE; translated from the coding sequence ATGTTTCCCTCTCCATTTCCTGAAGAAAATGATCACGCTCATGCAGGTTCCATCACTCTGACCGATGAAACAGGGCGAACCCTAGAATGTTATGTTGAACATTCGCTTTCGGTAGATGGACAAGAATATGTTTTATTGCTACCTGTGGACTCACCCATAGAAATTTTTGCTTGGCAAGGCGATGAAGAAGAAGAAGAGGCCGTTTTGGTGGATGATGATGCTGTTATTAACAAAATCTTTGCCACTGCTCAAGCTGTCTTAGCTGAACAAAATTTGATTGTCAAAAATACTGCTTATGCTTTGACTGTGGCGGGTGATTTACCAGCAGTGGAAGAATCAGAACTTTTCACTTTAGAAATCGAAGATGAAGAGGCTGATTTGGAGCCTGAACAATTGCAGCTACTAGCTAGCTTTTATGATACAGATCAAGAATACGCAGTTTATACACCCCTCGATCCGTTGCTGTTTTTTGCCAGGATTTCGACCACAGGCACACCAGAATTACTTTCCCCAGAGGAATTTAAAAAAGTACAACCACTGTTAGAAGAACAACTTTTTAACGAAGTCGAATAA
- the proB gene encoding glutamate 5-kinase, whose translation MTQTIVVKIGTSSLTQPETGQLALSTIATLAETLCHLRQQGHRVILVSSGAVGVGCARLGLTERPKAIALKQAVAAVGQGRLMRIYDDLFSTLDQPIAQVLLTRSDLVQRTRYLNAYNTFRELLELGVIPVVNENDTVAVDELKFGDNDTLSALVASLVEADWLFILTDVDKLYSADPRSVPDAQPISLVSSLKELAELGVQTNSQGSQWGTGGMFTKISAARIAIAAGVRTVITQGRFPQNIEKIIQGEPLGTHFQPQAEPTSARKRWIAYGLVPAGKLYLDTGAIAAIAQAGKSLLAAGIKSVSGEFDAQEAVQLCDHQGNEIARGLVNYSSNELQKIRGCHSREILTILGYVGAETVIHRDNLVLT comes from the coding sequence ATGACCCAGACAATTGTTGTCAAAATCGGCACTTCTAGTCTGACCCAACCAGAAACCGGACAGCTAGCGCTTTCCACCATTGCCACCTTAGCAGAAACATTGTGCCATTTAAGGCAGCAAGGACATCGGGTGATTTTAGTTTCCTCTGGTGCGGTGGGAGTGGGTTGTGCAAGGCTAGGTTTAACAGAACGTCCCAAAGCGATCGCTCTTAAACAAGCAGTAGCCGCAGTGGGACAGGGACGGTTAATGCGGATATACGATGATTTATTTAGTACATTAGATCAGCCCATTGCTCAAGTCTTATTAACTCGTAGCGACTTGGTACAGCGTACCCGCTATCTCAATGCCTACAATACTTTTAGGGAACTCCTGGAACTGGGTGTAATTCCCGTAGTGAATGAGAATGATACCGTAGCAGTGGACGAACTGAAATTTGGGGATAATGACACCCTTTCGGCATTAGTTGCAAGTTTAGTAGAAGCAGATTGGCTATTTATACTCACCGATGTAGACAAGCTATATTCAGCCGATCCTCGTTCCGTACCCGATGCACAGCCGATATCTTTGGTAAGTAGCCTCAAAGAATTGGCAGAATTAGGCGTGCAAACCAACTCTCAAGGCTCTCAATGGGGTACTGGTGGGATGTTCACTAAAATTTCCGCCGCCAGAATTGCCATTGCTGCGGGAGTTCGTACCGTGATTACTCAAGGAAGATTTCCGCAGAATATCGAGAAAATTATTCAAGGGGAACCCCTGGGGACTCACTTTCAACCACAGGCGGAACCAACTTCGGCGCGTAAACGTTGGATAGCGTACGGTTTAGTACCTGCGGGAAAATTATACTTGGATACGGGAGCGATCGCCGCGATCGCTCAGGCAGGAAAATCCTTATTAGCCGCTGGGATTAAATCAGTATCCGGAGAGTTTGACGCTCAAGAAGCTGTGCAGTTGTGCGACCATCAGGGAAACGAAATTGCCAGAGGACTGGTTAACTACAGCAGCAATGAACTCCAAAAGATTCGCGGCTGCCATTCGAGGGAAATTCTCACCATTTTGGGCTATGTAGGTGCAGAAACTGTGATTCATCGAGACAATTTAGTTCTAACTTAG
- a CDS encoding DUF2141 domain-containing protein has translation MMKKLGLSALLLAVIGNFVWVSSARASFQGNLTVQIDGLKNTEGQVCVSIFASSQGFPSNSDRVFKRQCTQISDTSLEVSFNNLQAGSYAVALIHDQNQDQILNRNNLGMPIEGFGFSRNPEVRTSPPKFRQAAFLLAGPNTVIQIQLKYL, from the coding sequence ATGATGAAAAAACTAGGATTGAGTGCGCTACTACTTGCAGTTATAGGAAATTTCGTCTGGGTATCAAGTGCTAGGGCAAGTTTTCAGGGCAATCTCACCGTGCAAATTGATGGATTGAAAAACACAGAAGGACAGGTTTGTGTGAGCATATTTGCTAGTAGTCAAGGATTTCCCAGTAATAGCGATCGCGTATTCAAAAGGCAATGCACCCAAATATCCGACACATCTTTAGAAGTTAGTTTTAATAACTTACAAGCTGGGAGTTATGCTGTGGCCCTTATCCATGATCAGAATCAAGACCAAATCCTCAATCGTAATAACCTCGGTATGCCCATCGAAGGCTTTGGGTTTTCCAGAAACCCAGAAGTTCGCACCAGTCCTCCTAAATTCAGACAGGCCGCTTTTTTATTAGCAGGGCCAAATACAGTTATCCAAATCCAGTTGAAATATTTATAG
- a CDS encoding Coq4 family protein, which translates to MFQKFQQIQMLLTYKDSDNLGDFAILKSELSGAKVSPEVASKLQAVVGYHPPIDLEKLSQYSPGSFGREYAEHMQANHLQSFNISPELEEVARQNTFALRYAVTHDIFHVLLGFDTSYAGEIGVLAFAVEQNYSKSLKIGLWIAQLLYPILAPEQIQAILTNLHKGRELGKNADFLLGYRFEEHWLDSIAEVRKCLGLPPIVTSA; encoded by the coding sequence ATGTTCCAGAAATTTCAACAAATTCAAATGCTTCTGACTTATAAAGACTCGGATAATTTAGGTGATTTTGCTATTCTCAAATCTGAGTTATCCGGTGCTAAAGTTTCACCAGAAGTAGCTTCTAAATTACAAGCAGTCGTGGGATATCATCCCCCTATTGATTTGGAAAAGTTAAGCCAATATTCTCCAGGTTCTTTTGGCAGAGAATATGCGGAACATATGCAAGCAAATCATCTCCAATCTTTCAATATCAGTCCTGAATTAGAGGAAGTCGCTCGACAGAATACATTTGCTTTGCGATATGCGGTTACTCACGATATTTTTCATGTTTTACTTGGTTTTGATACCAGCTATGCTGGAGAAATTGGGGTTCTGGCTTTTGCAGTTGAGCAAAACTATAGTAAGTCATTAAAAATTGGTTTATGGATAGCTCAATTACTTTATCCCATTCTTGCCCCTGAACAAATTCAAGCAATTTTGACTAATTTACACAAAGGTAGAGAATTGGGAAAAAATGCTGATTTTCTCTTGGGCTATCGATTTGAAGAACATTGGTTAGATTCAATAGCTGAGGTGAGAAAATGCTTAGGTTTACCGCCAATAGTAACGTCTGCATGA
- a CDS encoding DMT family transporter, whose amino-acid sequence MQLKLSASKFPFAPLLLIAPFFLWGTAMVAMKGVIPHTTPLFMAGVRLLPAGVLILIAAVLMDKPQPKGWSAWLWIILFALIDGALFQGFLAEGLVRTSAGLGSVMIDSQPLAVALLSLWLFQEHIGLWGWLGLGLGVIGISLIGLPDEWIFQLFDANVNVTIGNWQDLFASGEWLMLLAALSMAAGTVMIRFVCRYADPVTATGWHMILGGLPLWGISSVTESQQWQNLVTSEWIALGYATVFGSAIAYGLFFYFASSGSLTSLSSLTFLTPVFALLFGNLLLSEVLSPLQWVGVGLTLISIYLINQRDNLAGESDKVSVQEESTQPSPALETSAHQ is encoded by the coding sequence ATGCAACTGAAACTCAGTGCATCTAAATTTCCCTTCGCTCCTTTACTCTTAATCGCCCCGTTTTTCCTGTGGGGAACGGCAATGGTGGCGATGAAAGGAGTCATACCTCACACCACGCCCCTATTTATGGCAGGTGTGCGATTGCTACCAGCTGGGGTGTTAATTTTGATTGCGGCAGTATTGATGGATAAACCCCAACCAAAGGGTTGGTCTGCATGGCTGTGGATTATTTTATTTGCCTTAATAGATGGGGCTTTATTTCAAGGCTTTTTGGCAGAGGGATTAGTCAGAACTAGTGCTGGCTTAGGGTCTGTGATGATTGACTCTCAACCTTTGGCGGTGGCTTTATTGTCTTTGTGGCTATTTCAAGAACATATTGGTTTGTGGGGATGGCTGGGATTAGGACTAGGAGTCATAGGTATTAGTTTGATTGGTTTGCCCGATGAGTGGATTTTTCAGTTGTTTGATGCCAACGTGAATGTAACCATTGGTAATTGGCAAGATTTGTTTGCTAGTGGTGAATGGTTAATGTTGTTAGCCGCCCTCTCAATGGCTGCGGGAACAGTAATGATTCGGTTTGTCTGTAGATACGCCGATCCGGTAACTGCTACGGGATGGCACATGATTTTAGGTGGATTGCCATTGTGGGGAATTTCATCTGTCACAGAATCTCAGCAATGGCAGAATCTAGTCACATCTGAATGGATTGCTTTGGGCTATGCTACAGTTTTTGGCAGTGCGATCGCCTATGGATTATTTTTCTACTTTGCTTCTAGCGGTAGCCTCACCAGTCTCAGTTCTCTGACCTTTTTGACTCCCGTCTTTGCCCTATTATTTGGCAATCTCTTGCTCTCGGAAGTTCTTAGTCCTTTGCAGTGGGTGGGAGTAGGGCTGACTTTAATTAGCATTTATCTGATTAACCAGCGCGATAACTTGGCAGGAGAAAGTGACAAAGTGAGTGTACAAGAAGAATCTACACAGCCATCACCCGCTCTAGAAACATCTGCTCATCAATAA